A segment of the Brevundimonas sp. M20 genome:
GTCTCGGTCCCGAGGAGGACCAGGACCCGGTCGCCGCGAACGGATACGTGCAGGAAGCGTTCGTCAGACAACTGGCCGCCGAAGCGGGCTTCGCCTTCGTCGCTGCGTCGGAAATCAACGCGAATGAAAGGGATACCAAGGATCATCCCTTTGGAGTGGACACCTTGCCGCCGCTGCGCCTGACCGCGGCGCGTGGTTCTCCGCCGGACCCGAGCTTTGATCGAACGAAGTATGAAGAGATCGGGGAAAGCGACCGCATGACCTTGAAATTCAGGAAGCCTGAGTGAACCGAGCCGCCGCCTATGCCGCCAATGCGCCCCTGATGGGCGTTCCGGGCGCTTCCTCGCCTCCCGGCGGCGAGGGAGAGTGGTTCCGCGGCGCGGGCGGTCTGCGTCTGCGCGCCGCCTTCTGGACGCCCTCGGCTCTGGTGGCCCGCAAGCCGCGCGGCACCGTGGTGCTCAGCCCCGGCCGCACCGAGCCGATCGAGAAGTATTTTGAGGTCATCGGCAACTTCCTGGCGCGGGGTTGGTGCGTTCTGGCCCATGACTGGCGGGGGCAGGGTCTGTCGGCCCGCCTGCTGCCGGACCGGCTGAAAGGGCACGCCCGCGCGGTCGAGGAATTCCTGGACGACTACGCCCGCCTGCTCGACGCTTTCGAGGCCCGCGCGCCCAAGCCGTGGGTCATGGTCGGCCATTCGATGGGCGGCGCCCTGAACCTCATGACGCTCGAGAACGGCGAAAGCCGCTTCTCCGGCGCGATCCTGTCCAGCCCGATGCTGCGCATCCGGACCGGCAAACGGTCGATGTGGTCGGTCAAGCTGGCGGTGCGCTGGAACCTGCGTCACGGCAAGGCGGGCGACTATGTCCTTGACGACGCCGACGATCCCTTCGACCACACCTTCGAGAAGGACGCCCTGACGTCCGACGAGACCCGCTACGAGCAGTGGCGGCAGCAACTGTACGCCTGCCCGCATCTGGCGGTCGGCGGTCCGACCTGGGGCTGGCTCGCTTTCGGGCTGGACGTCGGCGAACGCGCGCTGAAGCCCAAGGCTCTGAAGGCCGTCCGCATCCCTGTCGCCGTGGTCCAGTCGGGCGAGGATGATCGCGTCTGGAAGCAGACCAACAAGTGGGCGGCCCGCCGTCTGGGTCGTGGTCGCTACGTCGAGGTTCCCGGCGCCAAGCATGAAGTCATCATGGAGACCGACGACAAGCGCGCGGTCTTCCTCGAGGAATTCGACGCCATGGCCGCCTATGTCTCGCCGGTCGAGGATCTCAGCCCGACCGCGGCGGCCGAACCCGCCGCCGCTGAACCGGCCGCTGACGTGGGCTTCCCACAGGGCACGGAACCTTCGGCGGCCTGAGCCCGGCTAGTGATTGGTGGTTAGTGATTCGTGGGTGGCCGTTGGTCGGCCTGCGTCAGGGCGACAACCGCCTGTCGCGGCATCGAACCACTAATCACTAACCACCAATCACTAGCCGGGCGCCGCCCCCACCGACGGCCCTCGGCCTAAACCGCTGCCCGCTTCAGAGTCACCAGCGCCTGTTCGATCAGGCGTTCGTCGCCCACGGCCAGCACCTGTCCGGCGTCATCGGGCGCGCCGCCGCGCCAGTTGACCACCTTGCCGCCGGCCGCCTCGATGACGGGCACGAGGGCGGACCAGTCCCAGGGTTTCAGGCTGGTCTCGGCGACCAGATCCATCTTTCCGGCCGCCACCATCGCATAGGCGTAGGCGTCGCAGCCCAGCCGGGCCAGTCGCGCCGCCGCCCGCACCTGCGTCCAGGCGCCCAGTTCGGCGCCGTTGAAGATGTTCGGATCGGTGGTCGAGATCGTCGCCTCGGTCAGCTTTTCGCAGGACCGCGTCTTCAGCGGGGTCTCCTGACCGCCGCGTATCAGGCGCGCGCCGGATGGTCCGCCCAGAAAGATCTCGTCCAGACAGGGCTGGGCGATCACGCCCACGCTCGGTCTCCCCTGCACCCGCAGGGCGATCAGCGTCGTCCACAGGGGCAGGCCCGAGATGAACGCTCTTGTTCCATCAATAGGGTCCAGCACCCAGACGAACTCGGCGTCCGGCCGGTCCTCGCCGTATTCCTCGCCGATCACGCCGTGGTCGGGATAGCGTTCGGCGATCAGCTTGCGGATCGCGGCCTCGGCCTGTTTGTCGGCCTCGGTGACCGGGTCGAAGCCCGCCTTGCCGCCCTTGTCCTCATGCCCGATGTCCGAACGGAAGAAGGGCAGGGTGACGGTCGCCGCCGCGTTCGCCAGCTCAACGATGAAGCGCTCATGTTCGGTCATGACAGGCGGGATACTCACGCCCCGCCGTCATGTCACCCTCCGACGCCGTGCAATGCGCGGATGGGCCGCCGATCAGACACGCGGTGCAACGCGCGTCCGGAAACCCTCGCCCTCACAGCACGCGACCGTGTCGCGTGCGCTAGGGCAAGCATCAGGCGGGCGAGCCGTCCGTGTGCAGCGACTTGGCCAGATCCAGCAGGCGTCGGCGCGGCTTCTCGTCGAGCTGATAGTAGGCCTGGATCAGGTCGAGCGTTTCCTTGCGGGAAAACATCTCGCCGCCCTGGCTGGCGGCCTCGCGGCGCTCGATGGCCTCTTCCAGCCCGTCGTAGAAATAGCTCACCGGCGATTCCAGCGCTTCGGCCAGCTGCCACAGGCGGGCGGCCGAGATGCGGTTGGCGCCGCATTCGTACTTCTGGATCTGCTGGAAGCGGATGCCGACCTGGATGGCCAGCTGCTGCTGGGTCAGGCCCAGCAGGCGACGGCGGCGACGCAGCCGACGTCCGAGGTGAAGATCGATGTCCGAAGCCATGGCCCGGGTCCCTTGATGGATCGCCTGTCCCGAAGCGGGACGGCTCGCCCTTCACGCGGCAAGGGACATGCCGCGCTCGCCTCCCGGGGGATTACGGAAAATCGCGGTTCTGCCCAGTGGAGGCAACCCGACCTCGACCGAGGCGTTTCCGGCCCGAGCGTTGCTTTTTGGAGAAGGCTGAAATGACCATCATCTTCTGGATTATCGTCGGCATCATCGCGGGCTGGCTGGCCGAACAGATCATGGGCCGCAACCACGGCCTGCTCACCAATCTGATCGTGGGTATCCTGGGCGCCATCCTCGGCGGTTTCATCGCCAACGCCCTGGGCTTCTCGTGGGGCGGCTGGATCGGTTCGACCCTCGTCGCCACCCTGGGCGCCATCCTGCTGCTGTTCCTGCTGGGACTGTTCAAGCGAAAGGCCTGATGATCAGTCGGGCCTGAAAAAAGGGCGGCTCCGCGAGGAGCCGCCCTTTCTGTTGCGTCATGTCGATCAGACGCCGGGAGGGCTCTGGCCTTCGCCCGGCGCGGGCTCCGGCGATGGCGTGGGTTCGCCCGCTGTCCGGGGTTCCGGCGCGGTGGTCGGAGGCGAGGCTTCCGGCGGCGAGGTCGGTTCCGAAGGGGCCGGCGTCGGAGCAGGCTCCGGCATGGGCTCTGGCGCCGGGGGCGCGGACGGCTCGGGCGCGGCGGCGATCGCGGGCGCGGCGGAGAACTGACTCGCCGTCCAGCCGACCTTCACGCCGTTGGCCTGCGGCTCAAGACCGCCGGACGTCGGAACGCCGCGAAGCACGCCGTCGGAACCGCGGACAGTAAGCTCCTGTCCGGAAGGCCCGTTGCGGACGCCTTCAAGAACGCCGAGGGGCAAGCCGTCCGAGCCGACCACGGGCGACCCGGGCTGAAGCTCAAGCGAGCGGGGCTGGGCAGAGGCGGGAGGGGCGGACGGGTCTTGTTGCGGCGCCGTGCCGTCCTGGGCGATCGCCGGAGCGGTCATGAGGAACAGGCCGGCGACGCCGGTGAGGAGCGCGGTCTTTCGCATGATGTCAGCTTTCAATCTGGGCGGGCAAGATTGCTCGCCCGGTCCCAACACGGCCTGTTTCTGTTTGTTTCAGCTGCCCGAAAATGACCTTGGGCTTGCCGTGATTGGCCGACTTCGGGTCTATCTGCGCCATGTTCAAGGTAAACGGCGCGCGGGCGAGCAGATTGATCGGCAGGGCCATGGCCCTGCTGTTCGAGGTGTCACCCCAGATCTTCGCCGCGCTGTGCGTCGGCGCGGGCGCCCTGCTGCTGACTTCCGGCGTGACGCCCGCCTATGAGGACCGGCTGGATCATATCCGCGCCGTCCTGCCGCCGATTCTGATTGAACTGTCCCACTTCGGGGCCAGTATCTCCGGATTCCTCCTCCTGCTGCTGTCGGCGGGGCTCTGGCGTCGTCGGCGGGGCGCCTGGCTGGCCGCCATCGTGGTCCTGCTCGTCGCGGCCTTCTTCTCGCTGCTCAAGGGACTGGATTGGGAAGAGGCGGCGCAAGTGCTGTTGCTCGCCGCGCTTCTGGCCCCCTGCCGCGCGGCGTTCGACCGTCGCTCGCGGGTGTTCGAGACCCTGTCGCCTTCCTGGCTGATGCTGGTCCTGACCGTGGTGGCGGGCATGCTCTGGCTCGGCTTCTTCGCCTATCGCGATGTGGCCTATTCCGATGACCTGTGGTGGAGCCTGCTGATCGACCGTGAGGTGTCGGGCTTCCTGCGCGTCGGCGCCGTTCTCGCCCTGCTGGCCGTCATCGTCGCCGGACGGTCCCTGATCTCCGCCCCGGGCGCCCGCAGCCACGGCCCCGCCGACGACGCCGATATCCAGCGCGCCCTGACGGTGCTGCACGCCGGGGAGGGCGTGATGCCGGACGGCTGGCTGGCCATGCTGCGCGACAAGGCCCTGATGTTCAGCCCCTCGGGCCGGACCTTCCTGGCCTATCGCGTCATCGGTCGCCGCTGGATCACCATGGGAGAGCCTGTCGGCCCGCAGGAGGAGCGTC
Coding sequences within it:
- a CDS encoding alpha/beta fold hydrolase — encoded protein: MNRAAAYAANAPLMGVPGASSPPGGEGEWFRGAGGLRLRAAFWTPSALVARKPRGTVVLSPGRTEPIEKYFEVIGNFLARGWCVLAHDWRGQGLSARLLPDRLKGHARAVEEFLDDYARLLDAFEARAPKPWVMVGHSMGGALNLMTLENGESRFSGAILSSPMLRIRTGKRSMWSVKLAVRWNLRHGKAGDYVLDDADDPFDHTFEKDALTSDETRYEQWRQQLYACPHLAVGGPTWGWLAFGLDVGERALKPKALKAVRIPVAVVQSGEDDRVWKQTNKWAARRLGRGRYVEVPGAKHEVIMETDDKRAVFLEEFDAMAAYVSPVEDLSPTAAAEPAAAEPAADVGFPQGTEPSAA
- the hisN gene encoding histidinol-phosphatase codes for the protein MTEHERFIVELANAAATVTLPFFRSDIGHEDKGGKAGFDPVTEADKQAEAAIRKLIAERYPDHGVIGEEYGEDRPDAEFVWVLDPIDGTRAFISGLPLWTTLIALRVQGRPSVGVIAQPCLDEIFLGGPSGARLIRGGQETPLKTRSCEKLTEATISTTDPNIFNGAELGAWTQVRAAARLARLGCDAYAYAMVAAGKMDLVAETSLKPWDWSALVPVIEAAGGKVVNWRGGAPDDAGQVLAVGDERLIEQALVTLKRAAV
- a CDS encoding helix-turn-helix domain-containing protein; the protein is MASDIDLHLGRRLRRRRRLLGLTQQQLAIQVGIRFQQIQKYECGANRISAARLWQLAEALESPVSYFYDGLEEAIERREAASQGGEMFSRKETLDLIQAYYQLDEKPRRRLLDLAKSLHTDGSPA
- a CDS encoding GlsB/YeaQ/YmgE family stress response membrane protein — its product is MTIIFWIIVGIIAGWLAEQIMGRNHGLLTNLIVGILGAILGGFIANALGFSWGGWIGSTLVATLGAILLLFLLGLFKRKA